In Deltaproteobacteria bacterium, the genomic stretch GGTGCCCTCGAGCACGAGCACCTCGGCGGTGCTAGCGGCGTCGGTGAGGTTGAATCGCTCGACCTCGTGGTCACCGAGCTTCCAGTGGCCCACGCGGTTGGCGGGCGGCGCGAAGGTCTCGATGGTGCCGCTCAGCGTGCAGTGGTGGCCGACGCTGCGGTCGTGGAAGTCCTTCGTGGTGCACTCCTTGGGGCCGCGCAGCAGCGAGTAGGCCGCGAAGGCGATGCCGCAGACCACCGCCAGCACGATGTACTGCTTCCACTTGGGGAGGGGAGTCGGGGCCGGCGCGGTGGCATCCACGAGGGCAACAGACGTGGCACGAAGTCCGGCGTTGCGCAACCGCGCGAGTCGGCGCGGCCGGGGCTCGGTGCGCGCGCGGCCTGGGCGTTCGCCCGCCCACGGCCGGATCGCACGCCGGATCGCAAGCCTGCTGCACCGCTGAGCTTCGCCTGTGGCAGGCTCGCTGGCGATGACCGCGAGCACGTACAGCAGTCTCGAGCTGGACCGCTTCCGCGACGTGCAGCGGCTCGCGTACCGCTGTGCCGAAGCGGTCGCGCACGAGCTCGTCCCCGGCGTCACCGAGAAGCAGGCGGCCGCGCGACTCGGCCAGGCGCTGAAGCGCGAGGGCGTGGATGGCTACTTCCACCAGCCGTTCGCGTGGTTCGGCGATCGGACCTGCTTCAAGGGCTTTCGCCACCCGCTGCAGTTCTTCCCGACCGACCGCGCGATCGAGCATGGCATGGCCGGCATCCTCGACGTGGCGCCCATCGTCGATGGCTTCGCGGCCGACATCGGCTATTCGTTCTCGCTCGGCGACAACCCCGAGCTCGAGCAGCTGCAGGACGACCTCGAGGGCTTCCGTGCGCTCATCGTCGATCGGGTGCGTCAGGGCGAGACGCTGGCCGAGATCTATCGCGCGGTCGAAGACATGCTCGCCGACCTCGGTGTGCGCAACTGCCATCGGCACTACCCATTCGGTGTGCTCGCCCATCGTGTGTACCGGCAACCCGTGACGCCGCTCGGCGGCCGCCCGGTGCTCGGCTTCGGGCTCGGCGCCAGCATCGGTCTGCTCGCGCAGACCGTCGTCAGTCGCGTGCCGCAGGCGATCACGCAGCGGGTGCCGCGACTGCAGCAGGGCGCGCCGTTCTGCTACACGGGCCCGGGCTCCGACGCGCGACCGGAGTCGGGGCTGTGGGCCTTCGAGCCCCACATCGCGCGCGGTGATGTCGGCGCGAAGTGGGAGGAGCTGCTGGTGATCGAAGATCGTCAGGCCCGCTGGCTCGACGAGGCGCTGCCCCACGTGCAGCGCTGGCAACGTCGACGGATGCGCGTGGCCTGATCCCACATGGCGGGTCCACACAGCTTCTTCGTCACCGCCGCGCGCGGGTTGGTGCCGCTGGTCGCCGACGAGCTGCAGCAGCTCGGCGCACGCGTGGTTCGTCCCGAGCCGGGTGGCGTGCGCGTGCGCGGGCCGCTGTCGTTCGGCTACCGCATCTGTCTGTGGTCGCGCTGCGCCTCGCGGGTGATCCTGCACCTGCACGACGCCGCGATCGGTAGCGTCGACGATCTCTACCAGGCTGCGTACGCGCTCGCCTGGGAGGACCACCTCGCGCCCGAGGGCACGCTCTGCGTCGATGTCGTCGCGCGCGGCGAGGTCATCACGCACTCACAGTTTGCCGCGCAGCGCGTGAAGGATGCGGTCGTCGATCGCATGCGCGCCCGCTTCGGTCAGCGCCCCTCGGTCGACCTCCACGCGCCCGACGTGCGCATCGCCGTCTACGTGCGCGGCCGCGGCTGCAGCATCGGCATCGACCTCTCGGGCGAGTCGCTGCATCGCCGCCACTGGCGCGGCGATCACGGGCCCGCGCCGATCAAGGAGAACCTGGCGGCCGCGCTGCTGCTGCGCGCCGACTGGCCCGCGCGCGCGAGCGCCGGTGAGCCCTTGGTCGATCCGGTCTGTGGCGCCGGCACGATCGCCATCGAGGCCGCCTGCATTGCGGCCGATCGCGCGCCCGCGTTGCTGCGCGCCCGCTTCGGCTTCACGCACTGGCGCGGCCACGACGTCGACGTGTGGACCGAGCTCTCCGCCGAGGCCCGCGCCCGCGCCGAGGCCGGAGCCACGCGCGAGCTGCCGAGCATCGTCGGCTACGACGTCGATCGCCGCGTGCTCGAGCACGCCCGCGGCAACGCCACGCGGGCCGGCGTTGCCGCGATGGTGCGGTTCGAGCCCACCGCGGTGGTGCAGTGCCGCCCGCCGCAGCCGGGGCCTGGCCTCGTGGTCGGCAATCCTCCATACGGCGAGCGGCTCGGCAGCGAGGCTGCAGTGCGGCAGCTGTACCAAGAGCTCGATGCGACGCTACGGCGCGAGTTCGACGGCTGGCATGCCGAGCTGATCGTCGCCGAGTCGTCGCCGACCGAGCTGCTGGGTCTGCCGATCGATCCGCAGACCATCGACAACGGTGCGATCCCCTGTCGCTGGGTTGCGGGCACCGTCGGTGCGCCGTTGCCGGAGCCGAGCGACGACGACGGCGATGACGCGACCGCGAGCCCGCGAAGCCCCGCGATCCCCGAGGCCGAGATCGCGGCGTTCCGCGCTCGGCTGCAGCGCAACCTCGCCAAGCTACAGCCGTGGCTCGATCGCTACCAGGTCGAGTGCGCGCGGCTGTACGACTCCGACGTGCCGAACTTCCGCGCGATCATCGATCGCTACGGCGCGCACGTGCATCTGCAGGAGTACCAGGCCCCGCGCAAGGTCGATCCGCAGCTGGCGGGCCTGCGCCTGCAGGCGATGATCGACGCCACCGCCGAGGTGCTCGGCGTGCGGGCCTCGGCGATCGCGGTCAAGCGTCGCCGCTCGCAGGCGGCGGCGGGGCAGTACGGCCGCTTCGCCGATCGCGGCGAGGAGCTGCTGGTGCGCGAGGGCCCGTGGCGCTTCCTCGTCAACCTGCACGACTACCTCGACACCGGGCTGTTCCTCGACCACCGCGGCTTCCGGCGGCTGGTCGCGTCGTCGGTCGCCAAGGGCATGCGCGTGCTCAACCTCTTCGCGTACACCGGCACCATCTCGGTCGCCGCTGCGCATGCCGGCGCGCGCACGACCACCGTCGATCTCTCGAATCGCTACCTCGAGTGGGCGCGCCGGAACTTCGCCGCCAACGCGCTCGACGTGCGCGCGCACGAGTTCGTCCGCGCCGACATCGTGCAGTGGCTCGGCCAGCATCGCGGGCGCTACGACCTCATCGTGTGCGACCCGCCCAGCTACTCGGCCTCCAAGTCGATGGC encodes the following:
- the rlmKL gene encoding bifunctional 23S rRNA (guanine(2069)-N(7))-methyltransferase RlmK/23S rRNA (guanine(2445)-N(2))-methyltransferase RlmL encodes the protein MAGPHSFFVTAARGLVPLVADELQQLGARVVRPEPGGVRVRGPLSFGYRICLWSRCASRVILHLHDAAIGSVDDLYQAAYALAWEDHLAPEGTLCVDVVARGEVITHSQFAAQRVKDAVVDRMRARFGQRPSVDLHAPDVRIAVYVRGRGCSIGIDLSGESLHRRHWRGDHGPAPIKENLAAALLLRADWPARASAGEPLVDPVCGAGTIAIEAACIAADRAPALLRARFGFTHWRGHDVDVWTELSAEARARAEAGATRELPSIVGYDVDRRVLEHARGNATRAGVAAMVRFEPTAVVQCRPPQPGPGLVVGNPPYGERLGSEAAVRQLYQELDATLRREFDGWHAELIVAESSPTELLGLPIDPQTIDNGAIPCRWVAGTVGAPLPEPSDDDGDDATASPRSPAIPEAEIAAFRARLQRNLAKLQPWLDRYQVECARLYDSDVPNFRAIIDRYGAHVHLQEYQAPRKVDPQLAGLRLQAMIDATAEVLGVRASAIAVKRRRSQAAAGQYGRFADRGEELLVREGPWRFLVNLHDYLDTGLFLDHRGFRRLVASSVAKGMRVLNLFAYTGTISVAAAHAGARTTTVDLSNRYLEWARRNFAANALDVRAHEFVRADIVQWLGQHRGRYDLIVCDPPSYSASKSMAGTFEIERDHPALLRACIDRLAEGGTLLFSTNKRGFVLDPELTGFVDVTASTLDPDVQREPPPHRAWRYGGRTRS
- a CDS encoding aminopeptidase P family protein: MTASTYSSLELDRFRDVQRLAYRCAEAVAHELVPGVTEKQAAARLGQALKREGVDGYFHQPFAWFGDRTCFKGFRHPLQFFPTDRAIEHGMAGILDVAPIVDGFAADIGYSFSLGDNPELEQLQDDLEGFRALIVDRVRQGETLAEIYRAVEDMLADLGVRNCHRHYPFGVLAHRVYRQPVTPLGGRPVLGFGLGASIGLLAQTVVSRVPQAITQRVPRLQQGAPFCYTGPGSDARPESGLWAFEPHIARGDVGAKWEELLVIEDRQARWLDEALPHVQRWQRRRMRVA